In Phaeobacter piscinae, one genomic interval encodes:
- a CDS encoding putative PEP-binding protein produces the protein MAQTPQNEAPDSVLITPVAPIANSTHGGRAKCLQRLVRLDLPVPRTVALSFQAVHGIAQGDMPDMAAIVEAFPADALLCVRPSSQDPDWGGPGAILNIGMNDARYVDLCDSLGRDGAAALYLRFVQSYAVHVARLDPDVFDDVEDGGPDALSEVLHAYEAETDEPFPQDPAEQLAAVLRSMARAWEGTSARLLRQAKGAPADAGLGLVVQEMVPGFGQGECGSGVLQLVNTKTGQPQITGRYLSQSQGRDALGAGAEALFLERDPRGPSLEDSAPEAFADLKSHARLMRQRLREEMQVEFVVVSGAVHILDGVRVTRSAQAAVRIAVALAEDGIIPRAEAIMRVDAHILTELLHRQVAPDATRDVIGHGIAASPGAATGRLVFTAAEAQASAARGEPCILVRRETSPEDVRGMHAAIGVLTERGGITSHAAVIGRGLGLPCIVGASNLKFHSKRKQLVATDGRVLTRGDTITIDGSSGEVLAGQPEMLEAAEDGAFQTLLTWADEVRDIGIRANADTPEDAETARKFNAQGIGLCRTEHMFFDPGRLTVMREMIFAETSEGRAAVLARLLPMQREDFFALFRIMEGLPVCIRLFDPPLHEFLPTSKSGQRELSEALGIPVSDVTRRVEEMEEYNPMLGLRGVRLGVTVPEIYDMQARAIFEATLDASKEGDPVVPEIMIPLVSAKREVELVKARIDAVALAVKAERGEDFTYRLGVMVETPRAALRAGEISPHTAFLSFGTNDLTQMTYGMSRDDAGRFMSAYVNQGVFPEDPFHVLDTDGVGELLKLGVQRGRAENPDITLSICGEHGGNPESIAFCREAGFDYVSCSPFRVPVARLAAAQLAISSQTGKSPRESLKS, from the coding sequence ATGGCCCAGACGCCACAGAATGAGGCACCGGATTCGGTGTTGATCACCCCGGTGGCGCCTATTGCCAATTCCACCCATGGCGGGCGGGCGAAATGCCTGCAGCGCCTGGTGCGGCTGGATCTTCCGGTGCCGCGGACCGTGGCGTTGTCGTTTCAGGCGGTGCATGGCATTGCCCAGGGCGATATGCCCGATATGGCGGCGATTGTTGAGGCGTTTCCAGCGGATGCGCTGCTTTGTGTGCGGCCCTCGTCACAGGACCCGGATTGGGGCGGACCCGGCGCGATCCTGAACATTGGCATGAATGACGCGCGCTATGTCGATCTCTGTGACAGTCTGGGGCGTGACGGCGCGGCGGCGCTCTATCTGCGGTTTGTGCAGTCTTATGCGGTGCATGTGGCGCGGCTGGATCCGGATGTGTTTGACGATGTCGAGGACGGCGGGCCGGATGCGTTGAGCGAGGTGCTGCATGCCTATGAGGCGGAGACCGATGAGCCGTTTCCGCAGGACCCGGCGGAGCAACTGGCGGCGGTGCTGCGCTCCATGGCGCGGGCCTGGGAGGGCACCTCGGCGCGGTTGTTGCGACAGGCCAAGGGCGCGCCTGCGGATGCGGGGCTGGGGCTGGTGGTGCAGGAAATGGTGCCGGGGTTTGGTCAGGGCGAATGCGGCTCGGGCGTGTTGCAGCTGGTCAATACCAAGACCGGCCAGCCGCAGATCACCGGGCGCTACCTGAGCCAGAGCCAAGGGCGCGATGCGCTGGGGGCTGGGGCCGAGGCGCTGTTTCTGGAGCGGGATCCGCGCGGGCCCTCGCTGGAGGACTCTGCGCCGGAAGCCTTTGCTGATCTTAAATCCCATGCGCGGCTGATGCGGCAGCGCCTGCGTGAGGAAATGCAGGTGGAATTTGTGGTCGTCAGCGGCGCGGTGCATATCCTTGACGGGGTGCGCGTCACCCGGTCGGCGCAGGCGGCGGTGCGGATCGCGGTGGCGCTGGCGGAGGATGGTATCATCCCGCGTGCGGAAGCGATCATGCGGGTGGATGCCCATATTTTGACCGAGCTGCTGCACCGGCAGGTGGCTCCGGATGCGACTCGTGACGTGATTGGCCATGGCATTGCCGCTAGCCCCGGTGCGGCCACCGGGCGGCTGGTGTTTACGGCGGCGGAGGCGCAGGCCAGTGCGGCGCGGGGCGAGCCGTGCATTCTGGTGCGGCGCGAAACCTCCCCCGAGGATGTGCGCGGCATGCATGCCGCGATTGGGGTGCTGACGGAACGGGGCGGCATCACCAGCCATGCGGCGGTGATTGGCCGGGGGCTGGGGCTGCCCTGTATCGTGGGTGCCTCCAACCTCAAATTTCACAGCAAACGCAAACAGTTGGTTGCGACGGACGGGCGTGTATTGACGCGTGGCGATACCATCACGATTGATGGCAGCAGCGGCGAGGTTCTGGCCGGGCAGCCAGAGATGCTGGAGGCGGCGGAAGATGGGGCGTTCCAGACATTGCTGACCTGGGCAGATGAGGTGCGCGACATTGGCATCCGCGCCAATGCGGATACGCCGGAAGATGCCGAAACCGCGCGCAAGTTCAATGCGCAGGGGATCGGCCTGTGCCGCACTGAGCATATGTTCTTTGATCCCGGTCGGTTGACGGTGATGCGCGAGATGATCTTTGCCGAGACCTCGGAGGGCCGCGCGGCGGTGCTGGCGCGGCTGTTGCCGATGCAGCGGGAGGATTTCTTTGCGCTGTTTCGCATCATGGAAGGGTTGCCGGTCTGTATCCGGCTGTTTGATCCGCCCTTGCATGAATTCCTGCCGACCTCCAAATCCGGGCAGCGTGAACTGTCTGAGGCGCTGGGCATCCCGGTGAGCGATGTGACCCGGCGGGTTGAAGAGATGGAAGAATACAACCCCATGTTGGGCCTGCGCGGCGTACGGCTGGGGGTGACGGTGCCGGAGATTTACGACATGCAGGCGCGCGCCATCTTTGAGGCAACGCTTGATGCCTCCAAGGAAGGTGATCCGGTGGTGCCGGAGATCATGATCCCGCTGGTTTCTGCCAAGCGCGAGGTTGAGCTGGTGAAGGCGCGCATTGATGCGGTGGCGTTGGCAGTGAAGGCCGAACGGGGTGAGGATTTTACCTATCGTCTTGGCGTGATGGTGGAGACCCCACGGGCGGCGCTGCGGGCCGGTGAAATTTCACCGCATACCGCGTTTTTGAGCTTCGGAACCAACGATCTGACACAGATGACCTACGGCATGTCGCGCGATGACGCCGGGCGGTTCATGTCGGCCTATGTCAATCAGGGGGTCTTCCCTGAGGATCCGTTTCACGTGCTGGACACCGATGGTGTGGGCGAGCTGCTGAAACTGGGGGTGCAGCGGGGGCGGGCGGAAAACCCGGATATCACGCTGTCGATCTGTGGGGAGCATGGCGGCAACCCCGAATCGATTGCGTTTTGCCGCGAAGCAGGGTTCGATTACGTCTCCTGTTCCCCGTTCCGGGTGCCTGTGGCGCGGCTTGCTGCAGCGCAATTGGCGATTTCCAGCCAAACCGGAAAATCTCCACGCGAATCCTTAAAATCCTAA
- a CDS encoding DUF6446 family protein, with translation MGKFLSLILILSGLVAGAAMYYLQVYGFYEDVALQPGRDVMLMPLGDGEPLPIRYSGFEAIDAESSPIRYRACFATDLKPEELAQLFVLSDQKEPRNAPGWFDCFDAEAIGAALAEGRAESFLSVKNISYGVDRIVAVTDAGRGYVWHELNDCGQKAYDGTVVGEECPPRPEAGEGN, from the coding sequence ATGGGCAAGTTCCTTTCGCTGATCCTGATCCTCTCTGGTCTCGTGGCCGGGGCGGCGATGTATTACCTTCAGGTCTATGGGTTCTACGAGGACGTCGCGCTGCAGCCGGGCCGCGATGTGATGTTGATGCCGCTTGGCGATGGAGAGCCGTTGCCGATCCGTTACAGCGGGTTTGAGGCGATTGACGCCGAAAGCTCTCCCATTCGTTACCGCGCCTGTTTTGCCACCGATCTGAAGCCCGAAGAGCTGGCGCAGCTGTTTGTGCTGTCGGATCAAAAAGAGCCGCGCAATGCGCCGGGTTGGTTTGACTGCTTCGATGCCGAAGCCATTGGTGCAGCTCTGGCAGAGGGGCGCGCCGAGAGCTTCCTGTCGGTCAAGAACATCTCCTACGGCGTGGACCGGATCGTGGCGGTGACCGACGCCGGGCGCGGCTATGTCTGGCACGAGCTGAATGACTGCGGCCAGAAAGCCTATGACGGCACCGTTGTGGGTGAGGAATGCCCGCCCCGGCCCGAGGCTGGCGAGGGGAACTGA
- a CDS encoding DUF1178 family protein: MIQYALKCAEGHRFDSWFQSAAAFDKLAAAGMVSCAHCGSSQVEKAIMAPRVRPGRKAVSPVGEAEPSNAATPAKTSPAAPATAAPSRPPAAVAPGAGALSTPSGELEAAVAELRRKVETNSDYVGKDFASEARAMHLGDTPERAIHGEAKPEEAKALIEEGVPVLPLPFLPNRKTN, encoded by the coding sequence ATGATACAATACGCTCTGAAATGCGCCGAAGGGCATCGTTTTGACAGCTGGTTCCAGTCGGCTGCCGCTTTTGACAAGTTGGCAGCGGCAGGGATGGTGTCCTGCGCGCATTGCGGCTCCAGTCAGGTTGAAAAGGCGATCATGGCGCCGCGGGTGCGCCCCGGCCGCAAGGCCGTGTCCCCGGTCGGGGAGGCCGAGCCGAGCAATGCGGCTACGCCCGCCAAGACGTCGCCAGCTGCGCCAGCCACCGCGGCGCCGTCACGCCCACCGGCGGCGGTGGCACCTGGAGCAGGCGCGCTGAGCACCCCGTCGGGAGAGTTGGAGGCGGCGGTGGCCGAGCTGCGGCGCAAGGTCGAGACAAATTCAGATTACGTCGGTAAGGATTTTGCCAGTGAGGCGCGCGCCATGCATTTGGGCGACACACCAGAGCGGGCGATCCACGGTGAGGCCAAGCCGGAAGAGGCAAAGGCGCTGATCGAGGAGGGCGTGCCGGTGCTGCCGCTGCCTTTCCTGCCCAATAGAAAAACCAATTGA
- a CDS encoding dihydroneopterin aldolase yields the protein MSSEIRLAFAHPSERSEATASRGPLDRISLRDHTVEVEIGAFQAERGTTQRICFNVVVEIAPLPADLDDDVDRILSYDRVTEAIAHELSEERLNLLETLAERVAERILLEPQAVRAFVRIEKLDRGPGALGVEIVRARDQVASEVDSEERPHPRLMYLSNSAIDSDGLSGWIDQMQCRQRPLILCVGAHELATPQTGHKWTQRRIDLLAIEQNAWRLAAKDDRCVVVSTRTELDWAMKNGQICVWAPSKIVLDAVDGPSAAPSEAVALAAWFAATFEAGEMIVIGAALPDNPGVPLRAVDVEQTQL from the coding sequence ATGTCGTCAGAAATTCGTCTCGCATTTGCGCACCCTTCGGAACGGTCGGAGGCCACGGCTTCGCGTGGACCGTTGGACCGGATTTCGCTTCGAGATCATACGGTAGAGGTCGAGATCGGCGCCTTTCAGGCGGAGCGCGGCACGACCCAGCGGATCTGCTTCAACGTGGTTGTCGAAATTGCGCCGCTGCCTGCGGATCTGGACGATGATGTCGACCGCATCCTGTCCTATGATCGTGTGACTGAGGCGATCGCGCATGAATTGTCGGAAGAGCGGTTGAACCTGCTGGAGACCCTGGCGGAGCGGGTTGCGGAGCGGATCCTTCTGGAACCGCAGGCGGTGCGCGCCTTTGTGCGGATCGAAAAGCTGGATCGCGGCCCCGGCGCGCTGGGCGTCGAGATTGTGCGCGCGCGCGATCAGGTTGCCAGCGAGGTGGACAGCGAAGAGCGCCCGCACCCACGGCTGATGTATCTGTCCAACAGCGCCATCGACAGCGACGGGTTGAGTGGTTGGATTGACCAGATGCAGTGCCGCCAGCGTCCGCTGATCCTCTGTGTCGGCGCGCATGAGCTGGCAACACCGCAAACGGGTCACAAATGGACCCAGCGGCGGATTGATCTGCTGGCCATTGAACAGAACGCCTGGCGTCTGGCCGCAAAGGATGACCGCTGCGTTGTGGTTTCCACGCGGACAGAGCTGGACTGGGCCATGAAAAACGGGCAGATTTGCGTCTGGGCACCGTCAAAAATCGTTTTGGATGCGGTAGATGGCCCTTCGGCTGCGCCTTCGGAAGCGGTGGCGTTGGCTGCGTGGTTCGCCGCCACATTCGAGGCTGGCGAAATGATCGTGATTGGCGCTGCACTGCCTGACAATCCGGGGGTGCCACTGCGCGCTGTGGATGTGGAGCAGACCCAACTGTGA
- the folP gene encoding dihydropteroate synthase, giving the protein MSYYRPLVQHGENRPEGALSLISGALWFTQVEVLDRGAPPRLMPAGLLPEDVRHRLTARRATIAGLDMTQPQIMGILNVTPDSFSDGGQHDEVGTACAAALQMVANGASIIDVGGESTRPGAELVPEEEEIRRTAPVIAAIRAGSQVPISIDTRKAVVLAEALEAGASLTNDVSGFTFDPALAPLTAQAGVPACIMHAQGDPATMQDSPAYDNVLLDVYDFLKAQIDRLEDIGVVREQIVIDPGIGFGKTLEHNLTLLRNLSLFHSLGCPILLGVSRKGFIGKLGHEPDAAARAPGSIAVGLAALAQGVQFLRVHDVAETAQAVRLWQAVR; this is encoded by the coding sequence GTGAGTTATTACCGACCGCTGGTTCAGCACGGGGAAAACCGCCCCGAGGGAGCATTGTCGCTGATCAGTGGCGCTCTTTGGTTTACCCAAGTCGAAGTGCTGGACCGCGGCGCACCGCCACGGCTGATGCCTGCGGGTCTGCTGCCCGAGGATGTGCGGCATCGGCTGACGGCACGGCGGGCGACGATTGCCGGGCTGGATATGACCCAGCCACAGATCATGGGCATTCTGAATGTAACGCCAGACAGTTTTTCCGACGGCGGCCAGCATGATGAGGTCGGCACGGCCTGCGCGGCTGCGCTTCAGATGGTGGCGAATGGGGCCAGTATTATCGATGTTGGCGGCGAATCCACCCGCCCCGGCGCCGAGCTGGTGCCTGAGGAGGAGGAAATCCGCCGCACCGCGCCGGTGATTGCCGCGATCCGTGCCGGGTCGCAGGTTCCGATTTCCATCGATACCCGCAAGGCCGTGGTGCTGGCAGAGGCGCTGGAGGCTGGCGCGAGCCTCACCAATGATGTGTCCGGCTTTACCTTTGATCCGGCGCTGGCGCCATTGACGGCGCAGGCCGGGGTGCCCGCCTGTATCATGCATGCGCAGGGCGATCCCGCGACGATGCAGGACAGTCCCGCCTATGATAACGTGTTGCTCGACGTTTACGATTTCCTCAAGGCGCAGATTGACCGGCTGGAGGATATCGGCGTTGTACGTGAGCAGATCGTGATCGATCCCGGCATCGGCTTTGGCAAAACGCTGGAGCACAATCTGACCCTGTTGCGGAACCTTAGTCTGTTTCACAGCCTTGGCTGCCCGATCCTGCTGGGCGTCTCTCGCAAGGGGTTCATCGGTAAACTGGGTCATGAGCCGGATGCCGCCGCCCGTGCGCCTGGCTCCATCGCGGTAGGGCTTGCAGCCCTGGCCCAAGGCGTGCAATTCCTGCGGGTGCATGATGTTGCTGAGACGGCGCAGGCGGTTCGCCTGTGGCAGGCCGTCCGATAA
- a CDS encoding serine protease, with product MKTLIATLALSLMALASAFSGVATAQTSPQQSAQDTVWIQIAARASLREAQAEAQEFAARLPDVSGFALGGGWYGIVLGPYARNDADRVLQVYRAERQIPRDSFIAFGRNLGNQFYPTAASANTETQPTVESPVLEPIDPAVVTEAPADPAASAQTLLPDETPAEARRSESRLTREERKDLQIALKAAGFYTSTIDGAFGRGTRGSMSDWQSARGYAPTGVLTTAQRQALMDEYNAPLISVGMAPLTDTKAGIALNIPAGEVTFDRYESPFALFKSSGDLGAQVLLISQPGDKRTLYGLYDIMQTLKIVPLDGPRQRSGNSFTLEGRGNGIVSYTEARLANGEIKGFTLVWPMGDDDRRARVLAEMQNSFERIDGVLDPAAGADAPQNVDLVSGLDVRKPRLSRSGFYVDAKGSVVTTSDVVAGCARVTLDHEYQAEVVFNDSAAGIAVLRPVEPLAPMAVAALASASARLQSDIAVSGFSYEGVLGAPSLSWGSLQDVKDLSGNTGVARLQLTSQPGDAGGPVLTTDGAVQGMLLSQSKGATQLPDGVSFAANADSLRSALSSAGVTVTDASAGAAALPVGALTRQASGMTVLVSCWE from the coding sequence ATGAAGACTTTGATTGCTACGCTGGCACTGTCCCTGATGGCGCTGGCATCCGCCTTTTCAGGCGTTGCCACCGCCCAGACCAGCCCCCAACAATCCGCACAGGACACCGTCTGGATCCAAATCGCCGCCCGCGCCTCGCTGCGCGAAGCCCAGGCCGAGGCGCAGGAGTTTGCCGCCCGCCTGCCCGATGTCTCCGGTTTCGCACTCGGCGGTGGCTGGTACGGTATCGTGCTTGGCCCTTATGCGCGCAACGATGCGGATCGGGTGTTGCAGGTCTACCGCGCCGAACGTCAGATCCCGCGCGACAGTTTCATCGCTTTTGGCCGCAACCTTGGCAATCAGTTCTACCCGACAGCCGCCAGCGCAAACACCGAAACGCAGCCCACCGTCGAAAGCCCGGTTCTGGAACCCATCGACCCCGCAGTGGTGACCGAGGCGCCGGCAGACCCGGCAGCCTCCGCCCAGACACTGCTGCCTGATGAAACCCCCGCCGAGGCCCGCCGCAGCGAATCCCGCCTCACCCGCGAAGAACGCAAAGATCTGCAGATCGCGCTGAAGGCGGCCGGGTTCTACACCTCCACCATCGACGGGGCCTTTGGTCGTGGCACCCGTGGGTCCATGTCGGACTGGCAGTCGGCGCGTGGCTATGCGCCCACCGGTGTGCTGACCACCGCCCAGCGTCAGGCCCTGATGGATGAATACAACGCGCCGCTGATCTCCGTCGGTATGGCCCCGCTTACGGATACAAAGGCCGGGATCGCGCTAAACATCCCCGCTGGTGAGGTCACCTTTGACCGTTATGAATCACCCTTCGCCCTGTTCAAGAGCAGCGGTGATCTCGGCGCGCAGGTCCTCCTGATCAGCCAGCCCGGCGACAAACGCACGCTCTATGGTCTTTATGACATCATGCAGACGCTGAAGATCGTGCCGCTGGACGGCCCGCGCCAGCGCAGCGGCAACAGCTTCACCCTTGAAGGGCGTGGCAATGGTATCGTCTCCTACACCGAGGCCCGGCTCGCCAACGGCGAGATCAAAGGCTTCACGCTGGTCTGGCCGATGGGCGATGATGATCGCCGCGCCCGTGTCCTGGCCGAGATGCAAAACAGCTTCGAACGTATTGATGGCGTACTTGACCCCGCCGCCGGGGCCGATGCACCGCAGAATGTCGATCTGGTCTCCGGTCTCGACGTGCGCAAACCGCGCCTGTCGCGCTCGGGCTTCTATGTCGATGCCAAGGGCAGCGTTGTGACCACCTCTGATGTGGTTGCGGGCTGCGCCCGGGTTACGCTGGATCACGAATATCAGGCCGAGGTTGTCTTCAACGACAGTGCCGCGGGGATTGCCGTGTTGCGCCCGGTTGAGCCGCTCGCTCCGATGGCCGTTGCCGCTCTCGCCAGCGCCTCCGCGCGCCTCCAGTCCGATATCGCCGTGTCCGGTTTCTCCTATGAGGGCGTTCTGGGCGCTCCCAGCCTCAGCTGGGGCAGCCTGCAGGATGTGAAAGACCTCAGCGGCAACACAGGTGTCGCGCGTCTGCAACTAACCAGCCAGCCAGGCGATGCAGGCGGTCCGGTGCTGACCACTGATGGCGCCGTCCAAGGCATGTTGCTGAGCCAGAGCAAAGGCGCCACGCAGCTGCCCGACGGCGTCAGCTTCGCCGCCAACGCCGATAGTCTGCGCAGCGCGCTGAGCAGCGCCGGGGTGACCGTCACAGACGCCAGCGCCGGGGCCGCGGCCCTGCCCGTTGGCGCCCTCACCCGTCAGGCCAGCGGTATGACCGTATTGGTCAGCTGCTGGGAGTGA
- a CDS encoding cell wall hydrolase, protein MAVRDLSSGDTLMKILTVAAVFAAALAAAKDVYADSGLDALFKREQSTLNAVPTGRLNNFFNFNRSGKKAKPTEVKFTKAWLDTIPAAKGGDNFACLAEALYFEARGETVKGQFAVAEVIMNRVKSSQFPNSLCAVINQGTGRKYQCQFTYTCDGHKEVIREKTAFERVSKVARLVMDGATTGITDGATYYHTTAVRPRWSKSFTKTARIGVHLFYRDDRFRTALNN, encoded by the coding sequence ATGGCCGTGCGCGACCTTTCTAGTGGGGATACCCTGATGAAGATTCTGACAGTAGCTGCCGTGTTTGCTGCCGCCTTGGCAGCAGCCAAAGATGTATATGCGGATTCCGGTTTGGACGCGCTGTTCAAACGTGAGCAATCCACCCTGAACGCCGTGCCAACAGGGCGTTTGAACAATTTTTTCAACTTCAACCGCTCTGGCAAAAAGGCCAAGCCGACCGAAGTTAAATTCACCAAGGCCTGGTTGGACACCATTCCTGCCGCCAAAGGGGGCGATAATTTCGCCTGTCTTGCTGAGGCGCTCTATTTTGAGGCGCGGGGCGAGACTGTGAAAGGGCAGTTTGCCGTTGCCGAAGTGATCATGAACCGAGTCAAATCCTCGCAGTTTCCCAATAGTCTCTGCGCGGTGATCAATCAGGGCACAGGTCGCAAATACCAGTGCCAGTTTACCTACACCTGTGATGGCCACAAGGAAGTGATCCGCGAAAAGACGGCGTTTGAGCGGGTCTCAAAAGTGGCGCGTCTGGTAATGGACGGGGCAACCACCGGGATCACCGATGGCGCCACCTATTATCACACCACGGCTGTGCGCCCGCGCTGGAGCAAAAGCTTCACCAAGACCGCGCGGATCGGCGTTCATCTGTTCTACCGGGATGACCGGTTCCGGACCGCGCTGAACAACTAA
- a CDS encoding glycine--tRNA ligase subunit alpha codes for MTDTKGAPRSFQEIILRLQTYWASKGCAILQPYDMEVGAGTFHPATTLRALGTKAWAAAYVQPSRRPTDGRYGENPNRLQHYYQYQVLIKPSPPNLQELYLGSLEAIGVDMDMHDIRFVEDDWESPTLGAWGLGWEVWCDGMEVSQFTYFQQVGGHDCHPVSGELTYGLERLAMYILGVDHVMDMPFNDPDAMIPLSYGDVFKQTEEEYARWNFDVANTEVLLRHFEEAEAECAAILAQEHIDPKTGKRIVMAHPAYDQCIKASHVFNLLDARGVISVTERQAYIGRVRALAKQCADAFVQTEAGGHAA; via the coding sequence ATGACCGACACCAAAGGCGCGCCGCGCTCATTCCAAGAGATCATCCTGAGGCTTCAGACCTACTGGGCTTCCAAAGGCTGCGCCATTCTGCAGCCCTACGACATGGAGGTGGGTGCCGGTACCTTTCACCCGGCGACAACGCTGCGCGCGCTTGGCACCAAGGCCTGGGCCGCGGCCTATGTGCAGCCCTCGCGCCGCCCGACGGACGGGCGCTATGGTGAAAACCCCAACCGGTTGCAGCACTATTACCAGTATCAGGTGCTGATCAAACCGTCGCCGCCGAACCTGCAGGAGCTGTATCTCGGCTCGCTGGAAGCGATCGGTGTCGATATGGACATGCACGACATCCGTTTTGTCGAGGACGACTGGGAAAGCCCGACGCTGGGCGCCTGGGGTCTGGGCTGGGAAGTCTGGTGCGACGGTATGGAAGTTTCGCAGTTCACGTATTTCCAGCAGGTTGGCGGCCACGACTGCCATCCTGTATCGGGTGAGCTGACCTATGGTCTGGAACGTCTGGCGATGTATATCCTCGGCGTTGATCACGTGATGGACATGCCGTTCAACGACCCGGATGCGATGATCCCGCTGTCCTATGGCGATGTGTTCAAGCAGACCGAGGAAGAATATGCGCGCTGGAACTTTGACGTGGCCAACACCGAAGTCCTGCTGCGCCATTTTGAGGAGGCCGAAGCCGAATGCGCCGCCATACTGGCGCAGGAGCATATCGACCCCAAGACCGGCAAACGCATCGTCATGGCGCATCCCGCGTATGACCAATGCATCAAGGCCAGCCATGTCTTCAACCTGCTGGATGCGCGCGGGGTGATTTCGGTGACCGAACGTCAGGCCTATATCGGTCGGGTGCGGGCGCTGGCCAAACAATGCGCCGACGCCTTTGTGCAGACCGAAGCCGGCGGCCACGCGGCGTAA
- a CDS encoding SDR family oxidoreductase → MHVVVTGTSRGIGRELVAKLREEGHEVTGTSRDHSSGVRLDVTDPGQQARFAAQLKGRPVDLLVCNAGVYLDKSMALEDYSAEVWGKTLAANVTGVFLTVQALLPNLRLAADPKIAIISSQMASHARAPGGSYAYRASKAAALNIGRNLATDLLPEGIAVGIYHPGWVRTDMGGDEGDISVQESVAGLMHEFDVLSTETTGCFHTWDGRIHAY, encoded by the coding sequence ATGCATGTCGTCGTGACAGGAACCAGCCGGGGCATTGGCCGTGAATTGGTGGCCAAGCTGCGGGAGGAGGGGCACGAGGTGACCGGCACCTCGCGCGATCATTCCTCTGGTGTGCGACTGGATGTGACTGATCCCGGTCAGCAGGCGCGGTTTGCCGCGCAGCTGAAGGGGCGTCCGGTGGATCTTCTGGTCTGCAATGCCGGGGTCTACCTCGATAAATCGATGGCGCTGGAGGATTACTCGGCTGAGGTTTGGGGCAAGACGCTGGCGGCCAATGTCACCGGTGTCTTCCTGACGGTGCAGGCGCTGTTACCGAACCTGCGGTTGGCGGCGGATCCGAAGATCGCGATCATTTCCTCGCAGATGGCGAGCCACGCCCGCGCGCCCGGCGGCAGCTATGCCTATCGCGCCTCAAAGGCGGCGGCGCTGAACATCGGGCGCAATCTGGCCACTGATCTGCTGCCCGAAGGAATTGCCGTCGGGATTTATCATCCCGGCTGGGTGCGCACCGATATGGGCGGCGATGAGGGCGATATCTCGGTGCAGGAATCCGTGGCTGGGCTGATGCATGAATTTGATGTGCTGAGCACGGAAACCACCGGCTGTTTTCACACCTGGGACGGGCGTATCCACGCCTATTGA